One segment of Erigeron canadensis isolate Cc75 chromosome 2, C_canadensis_v1, whole genome shotgun sequence DNA contains the following:
- the LOC122588720 gene encoding GDSL esterase/lipase APG-like encodes MFMDSITRRTFWSWGLLVVVLATIVISICEAQDSTTIVPAVISFGDSAVDVGNNNYLPTIFKANYPPYGRDFANHQPTGRFCNGKLATDITAETLGFKKYAPAYLSPEASGKNLLIGANFASAGSGYDDKTSINSHAIPLSQQLQYYKEYQGKLAQVAGSSKSASIIKDSLYLLSAGNSDFVQNYYVNPFINKVYTPDQYGSYLVGIFTSFVKDLYGLGARRIGVTSLPPLGCLPAVRTLFGYHEKGCVANINTDAQAFNKKVNAAATQLGKQLPGLKIVIFDIFQPLYDLVKDPASQGFAEATRGCCGTGRVETTVLLCNPKSIGTCSNATQFVFWDSVHPSEAANQVLADALLLQGIALIS; translated from the exons ATGTTCATGGACTCCATAACTAGAAGAACTTTTTGGTCATGGGGGCTGCTTGTTGTAGTGCTAGCTACTATTGTCATTTCCATTTGTGAAGCTCAAGACTCTACTACTATAGTCCCGGCCGTCATTAGCTTTGGTGACTCTGCGGTCGATGTGGGCAACAACAACTACCTCCCCACCATCTTCAAAGCTAATTACCCACCCTATGGTCGCGACTTTGCTAACCATCAACCTACCGGAAGATTTTGCAATGGCAAACTTGCTACCGACATCACCG CTGAGACCCTGGGATTCAAAAAGTACGCACCAGCATATCTCAGCCCCGAAGCTAGCGGAAAGAATCTTCTGATCGGAGCCAACTTTGCATCTGCTGGATCTGGTTACGATGATAAGACCTCCATTAATAGC CATGCAATACCCTTATCACAACAACTACAATACTACAAAGAGTATCAGGGCAAACTAGCCCAAGTTGCAGGAAGTAGCAAATCAGCTTCCATTATCAAAGATTCATTGTACTTGCTGAGCGCGGGCAACAGCGATTTTGTTCAGAACTACTATGTTAATCCTTTTATTAACAAAGTCTATACTCCTGACCAGTACGGATCTTACTTAGTAGGAATCTTTACAAGCTTTGTTAag gATTTGTATGGGTTAGGAGCAAGAAGGATTGGGGTGACATCACTCCCACCGTTGGGGTGTTTGCCTGCAGTTAGGACTTTGTTTGGATACCATGAAAAGGGATGTGTGGCCAATATCAATACCGATGctcaagccttcaacaagaaaGTAAATGCAGCTGCAACCCAACTCGGAAAGCAACTTCCCGGTCTCAAGATTGTTATTTTCGACATCTTTCAACCACTCTATGATCTTGTGAAAGATCCTGCTTCTCAAG GTTTTGCGGAGGCTACAAGAGGGTGTTGTGGAACGGGAAGGGTGGAAACAACAGTGTTGTTATGCAATCCAAAATCGATAGGCACATGTAGCAACGCCACTCAGTTTGTCTTTTGGGACAGTGTTCATCCGTCTGAAGCTGCTAATCAAGTACTTGCTGATGCGTTGCTCCTCCAAGGGATCGCACTCATCAGCTAA
- the LOC122588364 gene encoding glutathione S-transferase T3-like translates to MGMGTGMGSMGMGPGMGMGMGPGMGMGGSSQHETFGGSSSQQNTPGSFFDRQRLVETPPLDSQDDDVVQETQPPPQPSKPRRHRKKVAGEDEPRPRNVIQTWLPSEEMNLATAWLSVTEDPECANYQKKGVFWSRITETLATLKEKPIDYRDPEVVSAKWRKIRPIIQNFNQIYTRIGHASGENDLDRVRKANEEYEGTYRKVFPYSSIWGKIRYSSKFYLVDKSAVRTNLGEPTAKRSKTSSSTDPVASQGSDARVNFDLNSFEELGDNDNEPGLQERPIGRDASKKASRGEAGSSSGGKGKGKGKYMETFEGIAKKLDKLFDMSSKKIELKEKKVKIMEEDRDWKLLGTDYSHLQESDRSIMERKKQALREKYLS, encoded by the exons ATGGGTATGGGTACGGGTATGGGTTCTATGGGTATGGGTCCGGGTATGGGTATGGGTATGGGTCCGGGTATGGGTATGGGTGGTTCGAGCCAACATGAAACTTTTGGTGGGTCGTCTAGCCAACAAAACACTCCCGGTTCATTTTTTGATCGTCAAAGGCTAGTTGAGACTCCACCACTAGATTCTcaagatgatgatgttgttcAAGAGACACAACCACCCCCTCAACCATCAAAACCAAGGCGGCATAGAAAAAAAGTCGCCGGCGAAGACGAACCACGACCAAGAAATGTCATACAAACGTGGTTACCGTCGGAAGAAATGAATCTAGCTACGGCTTGGCTATCGGTGACCGAAGACCCGGAATgtg caaattatcaaaaaaaggGGGTATTTTGGTCACGAATAACCGAAACTTTGGCAACATTAAAAGAAAAGCCGATAGATTACCGTGACCCCGAAGTTGTGAGTGCAAAATGGAGGAAGATACGTCCAATTATTCAAAACTTCAACCAAATCTATACTCGAATCGGTCATGCAAGTGGGGAAAACGATTTAGATCGTGTTAGAAAGGCCAACGAAGAGTATGAAGGAACTTATCGCAAGGTTTTTCCGTATTCATCAATTTGGGGCAAAATTCG gtaCAGTTCGAAGTTTTATCTCGTGGACAAAAGCGCTGTGAGGACCAATCTCGGTGAACCCACGGCCAAAAGGTCGAAGACTTCATCATCCACCGACCCAGTGGCTAGTCAAGGGTCGGATGCTAGggtcaactttgaccttaactCGTTTGAAGAGTTGGGTGATAATGATAATGAGCCGGGGCTTCAAGAACGACCCATTGGTAGGGACGCATCAAAGAAAGCGTCGAGAGGGGAAGCCGGGTCGAGCTCAGGAGGCAAGGGGAAAGGAAAGGGTAAGTATATGGAGACGTTTGAAGGAATTGCGAAAAAGTTGGATAAGTTGTTTGATATGAGCTCGAAGAAAATTGAGTTGAAGGAAAAGAAAGTTAAGATCATGGAAGAAGACCGCGATTGGAAGTTGTTGGGTACCGACTATTCCCACCTTCAAGAGTCGGACCGAAGCATCATGGAACGCAAAAAACAAGCTCTTCGTGAAAAATATTTGTCTtga
- the LOC122588173 gene encoding thaumatin-like protein: MELQKTSIFFIIFLITIHTISATTIMMVNKCTHNVWPGIQPGAGSPILARGGFKLPPKRSYTLFLPPAWSGRLWGREGCAFDASGRGKCATGDCGGSLYCNGAGGAPPATLAEITLTAQQDFYDVSLVDGYNLPIAIRPFKGTGKCTYAGCVSDLNVMCPVGLQVRSHDKRRVVACKSACSAFNSPRFCCTGSYGNPQTCKPTAYSRIFKVACPRAYSYAYDDPTSIATCTGASYMLTFCPHH; the protein is encoded by the exons ATGGAGCTCCAAAAGACCTccattttcttcatcattttcctTATCACGATCCACACCATCTCAGCCACAACCATCATGATGGTTAACAAATGTACCCACAATGTCTGGCCCGGTATCCAACCGGGTGCCGGGTCACCCATTCTTGCCCGGGGCGGCTTCAAACTCCCCCCTAAAAGGTCCTACACTCTCTTCCTCCCACCTGCCTGGTCTGGCCGTCTTTGGGGCCGTGAAGGCTGTGCTTTTGATGCTTCCGGCCGTGGTAAATGCGCCACCGGCGACTGTGGTGGCTCCCTCTATTGCAACGGCGCCGGCGGTGCCCCACCTGCTACTCTAGCTGAAATCACTCTCACTGCTCAACAAGACTTTTATGATGTTAGCCTTGTTGACGG GTACAATCTTCCAATAGCTATAAGGCCATTTAAAGGAACAGGCAAATGCACATATGCAGGATGTGTTAGTGATCTGAATGTTATGTGTCCGGTTGGGTTACAAGTCCGGTCACATGACAAACGTCGCGTGGTAGCGTGTAAAAGCGCGTGTTCTGCTTTCAATTCGCCTAGGTTTTGTTGTACCGGAAGTTATGGTAACCCACAGACATGTAAACCGACGGCGTATTCAAGGATCTTTAAGGTGGCTTGTCCGAGGGCTTATTCATATGCGTACGATGATCCAACAAGTATCGCGACTTGCACCGGAGCTAGCTATATGCTTACTTTCTGTCCTCACCATTAA